From a region of the Pecten maximus chromosome 18, xPecMax1.1, whole genome shotgun sequence genome:
- the LOC117316404 gene encoding alpha-amylase, protein MLSLTIAACCVTVALAGTFSNPTCAPGRNTIVHLFEWKWTDIAKECERFLGPNGFCGVQISPPNENRLVNNRPWWERYQPVSYKLQTRSGSEDQLRDMISRCNRVNVRIYSDTVINHMTGVGGSGTGTAGSHWNGDTLSYPGVPFSAWDFNTGNECHSSDMNIHDYNNAEEVRNCRLVSLADLKLSKNYVREEIIQYMNHLIDLGVAGFRIDAAKHMWPGDLRAIFGTLHDLNSAVFGSGRKPFIFQEVIDMGGAPISASEYTGIGRVTNFIFGVKLGQVFRNENKASNLHNWGEAWGMPNSNDVVVFIDNHDNQRGHGGGGGPLTHFEPRPYKLATAFMLAHPYGFTRLMSSYNFDRSNTDQGPPHNGDNINDVTINADLTCGNGWTCEHRWREIYNMVAFRNIVMGQNLQHWWDNGNYQIAFGRGNKGFIAMNMDNHNLDQTLQTGLPAGTYCDVISGSYDGSSCSGTEIQVGNDGNAHFSISNSSDDPMIAIHVGAKKGQPKVTT, encoded by the exons ATGCTTTCACTGACTATAGCCGCCTGTTGTGTAACCGTTG CACTTGCTGGGACATTCAGTAATCCGACCTGTGCTCCTGGTCGCAACACAATCGTGCATCTCTTTGAATGGAAATGGACAGACATAGCAAAGGAATGTGAGAGATTCCTCGGACCGAATGGCTTTTGTGGCGTCCAG ATATCGCCACCTAATGAAAACCGTCTTGTCAATAACAGACCATGGTGGGAAAGGTATCAGCCAGTCAGCTACAAACTGCAAACACGGAGTGGCAGCGAGGATCAACTAAGGGACATGATTTCCAGATGTAACAGGGTCAACGTCAG AATATACTCGGATACCGTTATAAACCACATGACAGGAGTCGGTGGATCAGGGACGGGGACAGCGGGATCACATTGGAATGGAGACACGTTGTCATATCCCGGCGTTCCGTTCTCTGCCTGGGATTTCAATACCGGAAATGAGTGTCACAGCTCCGATATGAACATCCACGACTATAACAATGCCGAAGAAGTTCGCAACTGTCGCCTCGTCAGTCTCGCTGATTTAAAGCTCAGCAAGAACTATGTCCGAGAGGAAATTATTCAGTATATGAACCATCTGATCGACTTGGGCGTGGCTGGATTCCGAATAGACGCCGCAAAACATATGTGGCCTGGAGATCTAAGAGCGATATTTGGCACACTGCATGATCTAAACTCTGCGGTATTTGGTTCGGGAAGGAAACCATTTATCTTCCAGGAAGTGATTGATATGGGAGGTGCACCAATTAGTGCGTCGGAATACACAGGGATCGGCCGAGTCACTAACTTCATCTTTGGTGTTAAACTAGGACAAGTCTTCCGGAATGAAAACAAGGCCAGTAACCTTCACAACTGGGGCGAGGCTTGGGGCATGCCAAACTCGAATGACGTCGTGGTGTTTATTGATAACCATGACAACCAGCGAGGACATGGAGGAGGAG GTGGTCCTTTGACCCACTTCGAACCACGCCCCTACAAACTCGCCACAGCCTTCATGTTGGCACATCCATACGGCTTTACCCGCTTAATGAGTAGCTACAACTTCGACAG GTCAAATACTGACCAGGGTCCACCTCATAATGGCGACAACATCAACGATGTCACTATAAACGCTGACCTCACGTGCGGTAACGGATGG ACGTGTGAACATCGGTGGAGAGAAATCTACAATATGGTAGCGTTCAGGAACATAGTAATGGGACAGAATCTACAGCACTGGTGGGACAATGGTAACTACCAGATCGCCTTTGGTAGGGGAAACAAAGGATTCATCGCTATGAACATGGACAACCACAACCTCGACCAAACACTGCAGACTGGCCTTCCCGCGGGAacttattgtgacgtcatttccgGTAGTTACGATGGTTCTAGTTGTTCTGGAACCGAGATCCAGGTCGGAAATGATGGAAATGCACATTTCAGCATCAGCAACAGTAGCGATGACCCTATGATCGCTATTCACGTTG